In the Geobacter sp. FeAm09 genome, one interval contains:
- a CDS encoding zinc ribbon domain-containing protein: protein MICPKCTHEQPDGQDLCGRCGVIFAKVRPAPQRPEAEKNISPNAAASGLAALLWECLFAVPAEENRLLVAGRFCLWLVLAVWGFRFMTTPITGEHFNHSFMHLVNLPFHEAGHLFFSPFGRFLQVLGGTLGQWLIPLVVTLAFLVRTDRFAASVGLWWLGQSFMDIAPYMDDARAGQLMLLGGVTGSEVADYHDWEIILTRLGWMQYDHLIARISFGCGLVLMLAALLWGGWVLYRQKGTGIPGRS, encoded by the coding sequence ATGATCTGCCCCAAATGTACTCACGAACAGCCCGACGGCCAGGACCTGTGCGGCCGCTGCGGCGTGATCTTCGCCAAGGTCCGCCCGGCCCCGCAACGGCCGGAGGCCGAAAAAAACATATCGCCGAACGCCGCCGCTTCGGGGCTGGCCGCCCTGCTTTGGGAGTGCCTGTTTGCGGTCCCGGCCGAGGAAAATCGGCTGTTAGTGGCGGGGCGTTTCTGCCTCTGGCTGGTTCTTGCCGTCTGGGGCTTCCGCTTCATGACAACGCCGATAACGGGGGAGCATTTCAACCACTCGTTCATGCACTTGGTCAACCTCCCCTTCCATGAGGCGGGGCACCTCTTCTTCTCCCCCTTCGGCAGGTTCCTCCAGGTTCTGGGGGGCACCCTGGGGCAGTGGCTCATACCCCTGGTGGTGACGCTTGCCTTCCTTGTCAGGACGGACCGGTTTGCCGCCTCGGTCGGCCTCTGGTGGCTCGGCCAGAGTTTCATGGACATTGCGCCGTACATGGACGACGCCCGCGCCGGGCAGTTGATGCTCTTGGGCGGGGTCACCGGGAGCGAGGTGGCGGATTACCACGACTGGGAGATCATCCTGACCCGCCTGGGCTGGATGCAGTACGACCATCTCATCGCACGCATATCCTTCGGCTGCGGCCTGGTACTGATGCTTGCGGCGCTCCTGTGGGGCGGTTGGGTGCTGTACCGCCAGAAGGGGACGGGCATACCGGGGCGTTCATGA
- a CDS encoding glycerol-3-phosphate acyltransferase: protein MTQTVLAIIVAYLLGCFTTGYYLVRLSTGQDIRATASGNLGSRNVGRLLGTKGFILTFVGDAGKGVLAVWLARHLSPAPWLPCATLLAAVAGHIWPLQLGLRGGKGFATFAGGMILLKPLVLLAGLALCGVAYPFLRGTTKTGLVALACSPLFVVAGHLYSGTPPVSVETALYCLLVLVVLYAHRNNIRKEFFNRGIPRETS from the coding sequence ATGACACAAACAGTTCTCGCCATAATCGTCGCTTACCTGCTGGGCTGCTTCACCACCGGCTACTACCTGGTACGGCTTTCGACCGGTCAGGACATCCGCGCCACGGCCAGCGGCAATCTGGGAAGCCGTAACGTGGGGCGCCTCTTGGGCACCAAGGGCTTTATCCTCACCTTTGTCGGGGATGCGGGCAAGGGAGTGCTGGCGGTCTGGCTGGCCCGCCACCTGAGCCCCGCACCATGGCTCCCCTGCGCCACCCTGCTGGCGGCGGTGGCCGGGCACATCTGGCCGCTGCAGCTCGGCCTGCGCGGCGGCAAGGGATTCGCCACCTTCGCCGGGGGAATGATCCTGCTCAAGCCGCTGGTGCTGCTTGCCGGCTTGGCCCTCTGTGGCGTGGCCTATCCGTTTCTGCGGGGCACCACCAAGACCGGCCTCGTGGCCCTGGCCTGTTCCCCTCTGTTTGTCGTAGCGGGACATCTGTACAGCGGCACCCCGCCCGTCTCGGTGGAAACGGCGCTCTACTGCCTGCTGGTGCTCGTGGTCCTCTACGCCCACCGTAACAACATCCGCAAGGAATTTTTCAACCGCGGCATACCCCGGGAGACATCGTAA
- a CDS encoding alpha/beta hydrolase: MNTAYGKASLFVFTLALVLSCQGCVGSLFYQPDRTVYDTPDRHGLAYEQVTFQSRDGTRLSGWFIPAMGTPRGTVIHFHGNAQNMTAHFGFVSWLPARGFNLFIFDYRGYGASDGTPDRRGVYEDSLVALDYLATRPGLDHNRILVLGQSLGGANAIAAVASRPHGNIRAVAVDSAFASYRGIVRDKIAAIPLLSLVRTPLARLLIGDDASPDGAVANIAPTPLLIIHGTGDRVVPYSHGQRLFAVAREPKQFWSVEGGEHTDAFADPGSPYRQRLVAFFNETLDGRIVAGKANGREAQRVQ; encoded by the coding sequence ATGAACACGGCTTACGGAAAAGCATCACTGTTCGTCTTCACCCTGGCGCTCGTCCTGTCGTGCCAGGGGTGCGTGGGGAGCCTGTTCTACCAGCCGGACCGCACCGTGTACGACACCCCTGACCGCCACGGCTTGGCGTACGAGCAGGTGACCTTCCAGAGCCGGGACGGCACCAGGCTGTCTGGCTGGTTTATCCCGGCCATGGGCACGCCCCGGGGAACCGTGATCCATTTCCATGGCAACGCCCAGAACATGACCGCCCATTTCGGCTTTGTCTCCTGGCTCCCGGCTCGGGGTTTCAACCTCTTCATCTTCGATTACCGGGGCTACGGCGCATCGGACGGGACCCCCGACCGGCGCGGCGTGTACGAAGATTCCCTGGTGGCCCTGGATTACCTCGCCACCCGGCCCGGCCTGGACCACAACCGGATTCTCGTCCTGGGGCAGAGCCTGGGGGGCGCCAACGCCATCGCGGCGGTGGCCAGCCGCCCCCATGGCAACATCCGCGCCGTGGCCGTCGACTCGGCCTTTGCCTCGTACCGGGGCATAGTCCGGGACAAGATAGCCGCCATACCGCTGTTGTCCCTCGTCCGTACGCCGCTTGCCCGCCTTCTCATCGGCGACGACGCAAGCCCCGATGGTGCGGTGGCCAATATCGCCCCGACGCCGCTCCTCATCATTCACGGCACCGGGGACCGGGTGGTCCCCTACTCCCACGGTCAGAGGCTCTTTGCAGTGGCCCGCGAGCCAAAGCAGTTCTGGAGCGTTGAGGGGGGTGAACACACCGACGCCTTCGCCGATCCGGGTTCCCCCTATCGCCAACGACTTGTGGCCTTTTTCAACGAGACACTGGACGGGCGCATCGTGGCCGGCAAGGCCAATGGCCGGGAAGCGCAAAGAGTACAATAG
- a CDS encoding dual specificity protein phosphatase family protein, producing MISMAFRSTLAPLALVYVLAGTALSAPSADDANHTTPPPLPLSARFSERIYNLPGLANVGRVAPGIFRGAQPARNGYATLRAMGIKTVIDMRTGESERKFVEGAGMQAIAVPIQMTRTGLQEKVDRVVALMTDPANQPVYVHCRHGQDRTGIVVAAYRMKQQGWSLTDAETEMQAFGFNDIWINFKKFIRQYGSQIDK from the coding sequence ATGATTTCCATGGCTTTCCGCTCCACCCTGGCACCTCTTGCCCTCGTTTACGTACTTGCAGGGACGGCGTTATCCGCCCCATCAGCGGACGACGCCAATCACACCACCCCGCCTCCCCTTCCCCTCTCCGCCCGTTTCTCGGAACGCATCTACAACCTACCCGGGCTCGCCAATGTGGGGCGGGTTGCGCCCGGGATCTTTCGCGGTGCCCAGCCGGCTCGGAATGGCTACGCCACCCTCAGGGCCATGGGGATCAAAACCGTCATCGACATGCGCACCGGCGAAAGCGAGCGGAAGTTTGTTGAGGGGGCCGGGATGCAGGCCATCGCCGTCCCCATCCAGATGACCCGCACGGGGCTGCAGGAAAAGGTGGATCGGGTGGTGGCCCTGATGACGGATCCGGCAAACCAGCCGGTCTACGTCCATTGCCGCCACGGCCAGGACCGCACCGGCATCGTGGTGGCCGCCTACCGCATGAAACAGCAGGGATGGTCCCTAACCGACGCGGAGACGGAGATGCAGGCCTTTGGCTTCAACGATATCTGGATCAATTTCAAGAAATTCATCCGCCAGTACGGGTCACAGATCGACAAGTAG
- a CDS encoding YiiX/YebB-like N1pC/P60 family cysteine hydrolase, whose protein sequence is MQGSIIRTVLLAFLFCNIISPAAAAPPDSAFQKRIAGDTRALIIFRDNLRRVADFTRSRPDLFSPDKEQGKMLLAREDKLAIWNTWSTVLDSLAALDEIRREQGAFHLFQDKERRNASFALTNAAFLAGYRYALELIAQADRNPALDTVLNEAVPELGIPSGTFGRFKFRFLNVAVATEFAALQVIDTSYANGPRELRAAMDEDSRAIWEMGKGKGHALTLKNALAVVRTAGFTAWFPLQKGVSEWMGDTKVLRKGSHLISARQIEAVGKRLQPGDIIFERHEWFLSNLGLPGFWTHVALYIGTPEERRRLFNDAGVKAWVTTLGIANGDFETLLRQRYPTAYGKSLIPREDSHPTRILEAISEGVSFTSLEYTGSADSIGVIRPRLSKRDKAQAILRAFHYSGRPYDFNFDFETDAALVCSELIFKAYEPGGGMKGLRFPVTEVVGRKVSTPNNMVRQFDEQLGTAGAQADFVLFLDGFEKEKRAVESTAEQFRASWQRPNWHILIQDTPVEAGKK, encoded by the coding sequence ATGCAGGGCAGCATTATCAGGACCGTTCTCCTCGCCTTTCTTTTCTGCAACATCATCTCCCCGGCAGCGGCCGCCCCCCCCGACTCCGCTTTCCAGAAACGCATCGCCGGCGATACCCGCGCCCTGATCATCTTCCGCGACAACCTGCGGCGGGTAGCCGACTTTACCCGCTCCCGGCCGGATCTGTTCAGTCCGGACAAGGAACAGGGGAAGATGCTGCTGGCGCGCGAAGACAAACTGGCCATCTGGAATACCTGGAGCACGGTTCTGGACAGCCTGGCCGCCCTGGATGAAATCCGCCGCGAACAGGGCGCCTTCCACCTCTTTCAGGACAAGGAACGCCGCAATGCATCCTTCGCCCTCACCAACGCCGCTTTCCTGGCGGGCTACCGCTACGCCCTGGAATTGATCGCCCAGGCGGACAGGAATCCCGCCCTGGATACGGTCCTGAACGAAGCGGTGCCGGAACTGGGCATCCCGTCCGGCACCTTTGGCCGTTTCAAGTTCCGCTTCCTCAATGTGGCCGTTGCCACCGAATTCGCAGCCCTGCAGGTGATCGACACGAGCTACGCCAACGGCCCCAGGGAGTTGCGCGCCGCCATGGATGAGGACAGCAGGGCTATTTGGGAGATGGGCAAGGGCAAGGGGCATGCCCTGACGCTCAAAAACGCCTTGGCGGTGGTGCGCACTGCCGGTTTCACGGCATGGTTTCCCCTTCAGAAAGGGGTCTCGGAGTGGATGGGGGATACCAAGGTGTTGCGCAAGGGAAGCCACCTGATCTCGGCCAGGCAGATTGAGGCCGTGGGCAAGCGTCTTCAGCCAGGCGACATCATCTTCGAGCGCCACGAGTGGTTTCTTTCCAACCTGGGACTACCCGGCTTCTGGACCCACGTGGCACTGTACATCGGCACGCCGGAAGAGCGGCGGCGCCTGTTCAACGATGCCGGGGTCAAGGCATGGGTGACAACCCTGGGCATCGCCAACGGCGATTTCGAGACACTCCTGCGCCAGCGCTACCCCACCGCCTACGGCAAGAGCCTGATCCCCCGTGAAGACAGCCATCCGACCCGCATTCTGGAGGCGATCTCGGAGGGGGTATCCTTTACCTCGCTGGAGTATACCGGTTCGGCCGACTCCATCGGCGTGATCCGCCCCCGGCTCTCCAAACGGGACAAGGCCCAGGCCATCCTGCGGGCCTTCCATTACAGCGGACGCCCCTACGACTTCAACTTCGACTTCGAGACCGACGCCGCCCTGGTCTGTTCGGAATTGATCTTCAAGGCCTATGAGCCGGGAGGCGGCATGAAGGGGCTGCGCTTCCCGGTGACCGAGGTGGTGGGGCGCAAGGTCAGCACCCCCAACAACATGGTGCGCCAGTTCGACGAGCAACTGGGCACCGCTGGAGCCCAGGCCGATTTCGTGCTGTTCCTTGACGGTTTCGAGAAGGAAAAACGGGCGGTGGAGTCAACCGCCGAGCAGTTCCGCGCCAGTTGGCAGCGCCCCAACTGGCATATCCTGATCCAGGACACGCCGGTGGAAGCCGGGAAGAAATAG
- a CDS encoding glycosyltransferase codes for MTGDTGKRQKIAILSVSAGAGHVRAAQALQAAAETWYPGLETVHVDLMALVPKLFKTIYADTYLKVVEHHPAFWGYLYDKTDRDKVDSALSRLRSAIERLNTRKLKRVLAEIAPDHVVCTHFLPAQLLARQIRKGEFKRPTWVQVTDFDVHALWIHEGLSGYFAAHDEVAWRMVERGIPAAGVRVTGIPIMPAFGQKLDRAVCAAELGLDPGRKTLLMMSGGAGVGSIQLLAERLLKLEGDFQIVALAGRNERLLADLRAMARHHPGRLFPLGFTGVIERVMAASDLAITKPGGLTTSECLAVGLPMIVVSPIPGQEERNADFLLENGAAMKACDAGALAWRVNTLLQEPERLARMGERARGLGRPDAARQVLEIVQGIR; via the coding sequence ATGACAGGCGACACCGGAAAACGGCAAAAAATCGCCATCCTGAGCGTCTCGGCCGGCGCCGGCCACGTGCGGGCCGCCCAGGCGCTCCAGGCCGCGGCGGAGACGTGGTATCCCGGCCTGGAAACGGTCCACGTGGACCTGATGGCGCTGGTGCCCAAGCTGTTCAAGACCATCTACGCCGATACCTACCTCAAGGTGGTGGAACATCACCCGGCCTTTTGGGGCTATCTCTACGACAAGACCGACCGGGACAAGGTGGATTCGGCCTTAAGCCGCCTGAGGAGCGCCATCGAGCGGCTCAATACCCGGAAACTGAAACGGGTGCTGGCCGAGATCGCCCCGGACCATGTGGTCTGCACCCACTTCCTGCCGGCCCAACTGCTGGCGCGTCAGATCCGCAAGGGAGAATTCAAGCGGCCGACCTGGGTGCAAGTCACCGACTTCGACGTGCATGCCCTGTGGATTCACGAGGGGTTAAGCGGCTACTTCGCCGCCCACGACGAGGTGGCTTGGCGCATGGTCGAGCGGGGTATCCCGGCGGCCGGCGTGCGGGTGACCGGCATCCCGATCATGCCGGCCTTCGGTCAAAAGCTGGACCGCGCCGTCTGTGCCGCCGAGTTGGGACTCGATCCCGGCCGAAAAACGCTCCTGATGATGTCCGGCGGTGCCGGGGTGGGGAGCATCCAACTCCTGGCCGAGCGGCTGCTCAAGCTGGAGGGTGACTTCCAGATCGTGGCCCTGGCGGGCAGAAACGAACGGCTGCTGGCCGACCTCCGGGCAATGGCCCGGCACCATCCGGGGCGGCTCTTCCCCCTGGGGTTCACCGGGGTGATCGAGCGGGTCATGGCGGCCAGCGACCTGGCCATCACCAAGCCGGGCGGCCTGACCACCTCGGAATGCCTGGCCGTGGGGCTGCCCATGATCGTGGTGTCGCCGATCCCGGGCCAGGAGGAGCGCAATGCCGATTTCCTGCTGGAAAACGGCGCGGCCATGAAGGCGTGCGACGCCGGCGCCCTGGCCTGGCGGGTGAATACGCTGCTGCAGGAGCCGGAGCGCCTGGCGCGTATGGGTGAGAGGGCCCGGGGGCTGGGGCGGCCGGATGCGGCCCGGCAGGTACTGGAGATCGTGCAGGGAATCCGTTAG
- a CDS encoding FxLYD domain-containing protein, whose protein sequence is MIRKALLLMGALLLLGGFTSLPDRLKEQLKTSPQHYAQFDVNMGWEVKVENGTTTISGVIQNIRYASMDDVEIWVSSVDATGKVVSRAVAYVIPRRLERDDLSPFSVTLPIMAAPGTKLIFTYKYNGFDGGGPDDGGVNWMQSFESLVSPHV, encoded by the coding sequence ATGATACGCAAGGCACTGCTGCTCATGGGAGCACTGCTCCTGCTGGGAGGGTTCACCTCGCTCCCGGACCGGCTTAAGGAGCAACTGAAAACGTCGCCGCAGCATTATGCCCAGTTCGATGTGAATATGGGCTGGGAGGTAAAGGTGGAGAATGGCACCACCACCATCAGCGGCGTTATCCAGAATATCCGTTACGCATCGATGGATGACGTCGAGATTTGGGTATCATCGGTTGACGCCACCGGCAAGGTCGTCAGCCGCGCGGTAGCTTACGTGATTCCAAGACGCCTGGAGAGGGACGACCTCAGCCCGTTCAGCGTCACCCTGCCGATTATGGCGGCGCCGGGCACCAAACTAATTTTCACTTACAAATACAATGGATTCGACGGCGGAGGCCCTGATGATGGAGGGGTCAACTGGATGCAATCGTTCGAGTCGCTCGTCTCTCCCCACGTCTGA
- a CDS encoding HPP family protein → MKKRISLLVHRHLAIHKRLARLPRNCKAPVRGPRPPMSLRYAVWSFISATLGILAICEVTAMVGHPLLIGSFGASAVLLFGATESPLAQPRNLIGGHLVSATVAVVVVALLGSSPVTMAIGVGLAIFAMNMTHTTHPPGGATALIGVQGAAGPSFILLPVLAGALILLVTAIITNNVVYHRSYPKHWL, encoded by the coding sequence ATGAAAAAACGTATTTCGCTCCTCGTGCACAGGCATCTTGCGATCCACAAAAGGCTTGCCAGGCTGCCCCGCAACTGCAAGGCCCCGGTTCGGGGGCCGCGTCCCCCCATGTCGCTGCGTTACGCCGTCTGGAGCTTTATCAGCGCCACTTTGGGTATCCTTGCCATTTGCGAGGTAACCGCCATGGTCGGCCACCCCTTGTTGATCGGCTCGTTCGGCGCTTCGGCGGTTCTTTTGTTCGGCGCCACGGAGTCGCCCCTGGCGCAGCCGCGCAACCTGATCGGCGGGCACCTCGTCTCAGCCACGGTGGCGGTGGTCGTGGTGGCCCTCCTCGGCTCCTCGCCGGTTACCATGGCCATCGGGGTAGGGCTGGCCATTTTCGCGATGAACATGACCCATACCACCCATCCTCCCGGCGGAGCCACCGCCCTCATCGGCGTACAGGGAGCGGCCGGTCCGAGTTTCATCCTGCTGCCGGTGCTGGCGGGGGCCCTCATACTCCTGGTAACGGCGATCATAACCAATAATGTGGTATATCACCGCTCTTACCCCAAGCATTGGCTCTAG
- a CDS encoding P-loop NTPase, whose protein sequence is MTEHIALYGKGGVGKSTLASNLSAALAEAGFSVLQVGCDPKGDSCSLLNNGDPIPTVFDLLGKRGEISVDAVAHKGFKGVTCVELGDPFGSGRCGSAEIARALEELKRIDLFGAIAPDFVLYDISGDSACSSFYTPIQQIGIGRVFVVTTADFMSLHAANAILRVLDRYGESHVPVPMGGLIPNSVTSSFEESFIADFAVQTRTRTMARIPRSLMVRQCELYGKTVIEASPLSNQSYFYRRLANQVVDEARSHGGQSVPMQPEELRSWARTWGDRIYAMENGLVTDGAAI, encoded by the coding sequence ATGACAGAACACATCGCATTATACGGCAAAGGAGGGGTGGGCAAATCCACCCTGGCCTCCAACCTCAGCGCCGCCCTGGCAGAGGCCGGTTTCAGCGTCCTGCAGGTGGGATGTGATCCGAAAGGCGACTCGTGCAGTCTCCTCAACAACGGCGATCCCATCCCCACGGTGTTCGACCTTCTGGGGAAGCGGGGCGAGATCTCCGTTGACGCCGTTGCCCACAAGGGGTTCAAGGGGGTTACCTGCGTCGAATTGGGAGATCCGTTCGGCTCCGGCAGGTGCGGGTCGGCGGAAATAGCCCGCGCCCTTGAAGAGTTGAAGAGGATCGACCTGTTTGGTGCCATCGCGCCTGACTTCGTGCTCTATGACATCTCCGGCGACAGCGCCTGTTCCAGCTTCTACACCCCGATCCAGCAGATCGGGATCGGACGGGTGTTCGTGGTGACGACGGCCGACTTCATGTCGTTGCACGCAGCCAACGCCATCTTGAGGGTGCTGGACCGTTACGGCGAATCGCATGTGCCGGTCCCGATGGGGGGGCTGATCCCCAACAGTGTCACCAGTTCGTTCGAGGAATCCTTTATCGCCGATTTCGCCGTACAGACCCGCACCCGCACCATGGCGCGCATCCCCCGTTCTCTCATGGTCAGGCAGTGCGAGCTGTACGGCAAGACCGTCATCGAAGCCTCGCCTCTCTCAAACCAGTCCTATTTTTACCGCAGGCTGGCCAATCAGGTTGTTGACGAGGCCAGGTCCCATGGGGGGCAATCGGTACCAATGCAGCCCGAAGAGTTGAGGTCATGGGCGCGGACATGGGGGGACCGGATCTATGCCATGGAAAACGGTCTGGTTACTGACGGGGCTGCAATTTGA
- a CDS encoding YezD family protein: MAAPTEPWTRDLELVVREALSAIRFGTVTLVVQDGRVIQVDKSEKIRLNKVGYVDGGGI, encoded by the coding sequence ATGGCCGCCCCGACCGAGCCATGGACCCGTGACCTGGAACTGGTGGTGCGCGAGGCGCTGTCTGCGATCCGTTTCGGTACGGTGACGCTTGTGGTGCAGGACGGCCGGGTGATTCAGGTGGACAAGAGCGAGAAGATCCGTCTCAACAAGGTGGGCTACGTGGACGGCGGCGGGATCTGA
- the cysK gene encoding cysteine synthase A, translating into MSSIYADNSQSIGNTPLIKLNHVTEGAKATVLVKVEGRNPAYSVKCRIGANLIWDAEKRGVLKPGVEIIEPTSGNTGIALAYVAAARGYKLTLTMPETMSIERRRVLAALGANLILTPGAEGMKGAIAKAEEIAASDPKKYFIPQQFKNPANPEIHEKTTGPEIWNDTDGAVDVVVAGVGTGGTITGISRYIKNTRGKKIVSVAVEPKESPVITQKLAGQELKPAPHKIQGIGAGFIPDTLDLSVIDRVEPVESNEAIEFAKRLSREEGLLVGISSGAAAAAAVRLAKLDEFAGKTIVAILPDAAERYLSTPLFEGI; encoded by the coding sequence ATGAGCAGCATCTACGCAGACAACTCCCAATCCATCGGCAACACACCGCTGATCAAACTGAACCACGTTACAGAGGGTGCCAAGGCCACGGTCCTGGTGAAGGTCGAGGGTCGCAACCCGGCCTACTCGGTCAAATGCCGCATCGGGGCCAACCTGATCTGGGATGCGGAGAAGCGCGGGGTGCTCAAGCCCGGCGTGGAGATCATCGAGCCGACCAGCGGCAACACCGGCATCGCCCTGGCCTACGTGGCTGCGGCCCGCGGCTACAAGCTGACCCTGACCATGCCGGAGACCATGAGCATCGAGCGGCGCCGGGTGCTGGCCGCCCTGGGCGCCAACCTGATCCTCACCCCTGGTGCCGAAGGGATGAAGGGAGCCATCGCCAAGGCCGAGGAGATCGCCGCCTCCGACCCGAAGAAGTACTTCATCCCCCAGCAGTTCAAGAACCCGGCCAACCCCGAGATCCACGAGAAGACCACCGGGCCGGAGATCTGGAACGACACGGACGGGGCGGTGGACGTGGTGGTGGCTGGCGTGGGCACCGGCGGCACCATCACCGGGATTTCCCGGTACATCAAGAACACCCGGGGCAAGAAGATCGTCTCGGTGGCGGTGGAGCCCAAGGAGAGCCCGGTGATCACCCAGAAGCTGGCCGGCCAGGAATTGAAGCCGGCCCCCCACAAGATCCAGGGGATCGGCGCCGGTTTCATCCCCGACACCCTTGACCTGAGCGTGATCGATCGGGTGGAACCGGTGGAGAGCAACGAGGCCATCGAATTCGCCAAGCGCCTTTCCCGGGAAGAGGGTCTCCTGGTGGGTATTTCCAGCGGCGCCGCCGCTGCTGCTGCGGTCCGGTTGGCCAAGCTGGACGAATTTGCGGGCAAGACCATCGTGGCGATCCTGCCGGACGCAGCGGAGCGCTACCTGTCCACGCCGCTGTTCGAGGGGATCTGA
- a CDS encoding Rrf2 family transcriptional regulator — MISKKTKYALKALYHLAGQPSSQPVLISELAKAGNIPKKFLEFILLSLRKGGILQSRIGKGGGYYLASPPARITLGSVVRILEGDLAPVQCLSETNYAKCDECDDEATCGIRLVMVDVNKALIRVLDSLTLADMLERSETERSKLANVLDFSI, encoded by the coding sequence ATGATATCGAAAAAGACCAAATACGCGCTCAAGGCGCTCTATCACCTGGCCGGGCAGCCCAGTTCGCAGCCGGTGCTGATCTCCGAGTTGGCCAAGGCGGGGAACATCCCCAAGAAGTTCCTGGAGTTCATCCTCCTGTCGCTGCGCAAAGGGGGCATCCTCCAGAGCCGGATCGGCAAGGGGGGCGGCTACTACCTGGCCTCCCCGCCCGCCAGGATCACCCTGGGGAGTGTGGTGCGGATCCTGGAGGGGGACCTGGCGCCGGTGCAGTGCCTCAGCGAGACCAACTACGCCAAGTGCGACGAATGCGACGACGAGGCGACCTGCGGCATCCGGCTGGTGATGGTGGATGTCAACAAGGCTTTGATTCGGGTGCTGGACAGCCTGACCCTGGCTGATATGCTTGAACGGAGCGAAACCGAGCGGAGCAAGCTGGCGAACGTGCTGGACTTCAGCATCTGA